One genomic segment of Pandoraea sputorum includes these proteins:
- the paaB gene encoding 1,2-phenylacetyl-CoA epoxidase subunit PaaB codes for MTQASNKEWPLWEVFVRSKMGLEHKHSGSLHAADAEMALRMARDVYTRRQEGVSIWVVPSVAITASAPEDKAELFDPAADKIYRHPTFYQLPEEVNHM; via the coding sequence ATGACGCAAGCAAGCAACAAGGAATGGCCCCTCTGGGAAGTGTTCGTGCGCAGCAAGATGGGCCTCGAACACAAGCACAGCGGCAGCCTGCACGCCGCCGACGCCGAGATGGCGCTGCGCATGGCGCGCGACGTCTACACGCGCCGTCAGGAAGGCGTGAGCATCTGGGTCGTGCCCTCGGTCGCCATCACGGCCTCGGCACCGGAAGACAAGGCCGAGCTATTCGATCCGGCCGCCGACAAGATCTACCGTCACCCGACCTTCTACCAGCTGCCGGAAGAAGTGAACCACATGTAA
- the paaA gene encoding 1,2-phenylacetyl-CoA epoxidase subunit PaaA, with the protein MYTQAIDLAGNSPKGVQALSEAEQAQQARFDARVAADQKIEPQDYMPAEYRKTLVRQISQHAHSEVVGMLPEGNWISRAPSLKRKAILLAKVQDEAGHGLYLYSAAETLGTSRDQMIDALHSGKAKYSSIFNYPTLTWADVGVIGWLVDGAAIMNQVPLCRCSYGPYARAMIRVCKEESFHQRQGFDALLAMMSGTQSQRDMVQEAVNRWWWPVLMMFGPSDKESIHSTQTMKWGIKRISNDDLRQKFVDAAIEQAKVLGVTFPDPDLKWNEARKAHDYGEIDWSEFWRVVGGDGPCNKERVGTRVAAHEKGAWVRDAALAHAAKQRQRAEKQAA; encoded by the coding sequence ATGTATACGCAAGCCATCGATCTGGCCGGCAATAGCCCCAAGGGCGTGCAAGCCCTGAGCGAGGCCGAGCAGGCGCAGCAAGCTCGCTTCGACGCGCGGGTCGCCGCCGACCAGAAGATCGAGCCGCAGGACTACATGCCTGCCGAGTATCGCAAGACGCTCGTTCGCCAGATCTCGCAGCACGCGCACTCGGAAGTCGTCGGCATGCTGCCGGAAGGCAACTGGATCTCGCGCGCGCCCAGCCTCAAACGCAAAGCCATCCTGCTCGCCAAAGTGCAGGACGAAGCCGGTCACGGTCTCTATCTCTATTCCGCCGCCGAAACGCTCGGCACGTCGCGCGACCAGATGATCGACGCCCTGCACTCCGGCAAGGCCAAGTACTCCAGCATTTTCAACTACCCCACCCTCACGTGGGCCGACGTCGGTGTGATCGGCTGGCTGGTCGACGGCGCGGCCATCATGAACCAGGTGCCCCTGTGCCGCTGCTCGTACGGTCCGTACGCGCGCGCCATGATTCGTGTGTGCAAGGAAGAGTCGTTCCACCAGCGTCAGGGCTTCGACGCCCTGCTCGCCATGATGAGCGGCACGCAATCCCAGCGCGACATGGTTCAGGAAGCGGTGAACCGCTGGTGGTGGCCGGTGCTGATGATGTTCGGCCCGAGCGACAAGGAATCCATCCACAGCACCCAGACCATGAAGTGGGGCATCAAGCGAATCTCGAACGACGACCTGCGTCAGAAGTTCGTCGATGCCGCCATCGAACAGGCCAAGGTGCTCGGCGTGACCTTCCCCGACCCGGATCTGAAGTGGAACGAAGCCCGCAAGGCCCACGACTACGGCGAGATCGACTGGAGCGAATTCTGGCGCGTGGTCGGCGGTGACGGCCCGTGCAACAAGGAACGTGTCGGCACCCGCGTGGCCGCCCACGAAAAAGGCGCCTGGGTGCGCGATGCCGCCCTCGCCCACGCAGCGAAACAGCGCCAGCGCGCCGAGAAGCAGGCTGCATAA